A region from the Triticum aestivum cultivar Chinese Spring chromosome 3D, IWGSC CS RefSeq v2.1, whole genome shotgun sequence genome encodes:
- the LOC123076476 gene encoding uncharacterized protein At3g49055-like has protein sequence MDHQTKFAVQKIVVSLHSSQDILENILDRASEEKAVRISDRSRLDPKDGLGFLELEAHHIHDLAKEVEIRISECREKERKEKSRMESMISSLKKENQDIRSMLEVAVTEKEAAENSLRVLKGDGDQRRSSILQIAEKGLQKVGFGFIMEVISGESEGDEMSSSSASAASNGRESKQEVDSLASIVGKILKNLHHEINDLRQALDESRSDCDHLQLLAAQQAQKIIKYESHIQDLREREILLLQSVEELNVRVKEVEQEAARWKEA, from the exons ATGGATCATCAAACCAAGTTTGCCGTGCAGAAGATTGTCGTCTCGCTCCATTCATCgcaagacatcttggagaatatCCTGGACAGAGCTTCTGAGGAGAAAGCAGTAAGGATTTCTGACCGATCGAGGCTCGATCCCAAGGATGGACTGGGATTCCTGGAATTGGAGGCTCATCACATCCATgatctggccaaggaggtggagatCAGGATCTCAGAGTGcagggagaaggaaaggaaggagaaGAGCAGGATGGAGAGTATGATATCAAGCCTAAAGAAGGAGAACCAGGATATTAGGAGCATGTTGGAAGTTGCTGTAACTGAGAAGGAGGCAGCGGAGAATAGCCTTCGTGTGTTGAAGGGCGATGGCGATCAGAGAAGAAGTTCAATCCTGCAGATTGCTGAGAAGGGGTTGCAGAAGGTTGGCtttggcttcatcatggaggtgatAAGTGGAGAATCAGAAGGAGATGAGATGAGCAGCTCCAGTGCCAGTGCAGCATCTAATGGAAGAGAAAGTAAACAAGAGGTTGACAGTCTG GCTTCAATAGTTGGTAAGATACTGAAAAACCTGCATCATGAGATCAATGACCTCAGACAGGCCTTAGACGAGTCCAG GTCAGACTGCGATCATTTGCAACTTCTCGCTGCTCAACAGGCTCAGAAGATAATCAAATATGAGTCGCACATACAGGATCTGAGAGAACGGGAAATTCTCCTACTTCAAAGT GTGGAAGAGCTCAATGTCAGGGTAAAGGAAGTAGAACAGGAAGCTGCACGATGGAAAGAGGCATGA